From the Glycine max cultivar Williams 82 chromosome 11, Glycine_max_v4.0, whole genome shotgun sequence genome, the window GACTGAAAATAAACAGGAAAAACCAGGTTATACTaactttcaccaaaaaaaaaaaacatggttaTACTAACAAGTATTCATCTTTTTAATACGTAAGTATCAACAAGTCAGAAAAGATGGAAAAAAGAAGGATAACCTCCCCATAGGTAGCATGACCGCAACCAATGTCTCTTTCCCATTTTCAAGAAATTATTTGACATCtgcataaaaaacaaatatagaaTCACTAAGCTTGAGAACAAGGCAATGCTAAGCTGATACTGTAGTAAAACTGAACAACTAGAAAAATTGGGATTCTTTTTTAAGTTGTCACAGAAAATAAATGACATAGACATAAAGAACTTATTTACCACAATTGATAGAAGAAGGTTGAAGCTGGCAACAACTTGAATTACAGGTAACCAAAAGCCACTGCCTTTGGTACGAGGAACCTTGTGAACTAGGAAGGGAAAAATTGACCATAAGAGAAGCCTGAAAAATAGAGGCCAACCAATAGCATATGCATAAGAAAACAAATGTCACATacatagttttttgtttttattattttatacatacatcattttgaaaattgaaacaaatgaaACTATAAAGATGAGACTAAAGGACAAACTAAATAACCCCAACAATGGAATCACGTGAATCATCAAAAAGAGAGTCCAACCAAGGAAACTCCTTTAACCTATAAGCAGATCGGGTAGGAGGGAAAGAAGCAATTTTTGATTCATGGGCATGGTGGGAAACCAACTTGCAAAAGCAAGGGGAAAAGGGTATATAATTAAGATTATAATTTGTTAATCAGAGCTCAAAATTCATAGGGTCATAAGATCAAACAGGTATAGTGACCAATTTGGCAGAATAAAAAAGACCCATTACTTAGATAGGGGCAAAGAGAGAAACCTACACAGTGATGGAAAGAATGGATAGGGCAATGGCTATGTAGTCACTGGGGCAGCCTCCTTTCACGGCACAGGTCACCATTCTGGTTTCATTTGGCACACTACAGTACAATCTACAGATATTCAGAGTTCAAACAGTTGCATTGAATCGAAGCTGGCACTTTGCGGTTATGTTCTGTTCTGTGACTCGTTAATTATGCAGTCAAACATGGTCCTTCACTTCCACGTGATGTTTGCTTCACCACACTTTGCTTGCTTCGGAATTTCCCATAATACATCactctatttttaatatttcgtTTCAAAATAAGTGTATCCTCTAGTGCTATTttacataatattaatattaaataaataaaagagaataatattaatattaaatttaaaaattaaattgacatttattaaataaattaatgtaaaaataattaatattatattaaaaaattaaatacaacacttatttttaaataatttttttccttacagaataattattatttcatttaataatccATATCAAAGTGTTAGTAGTAAAGACCTTGACGTGTACGGAAATCATAAACCAATCTATTATAAATCTTCATGTTGTCCGTACTTTCATAATTAGTTTAGTtgtgaaaaaagttttttttattaaaaaataattatatttttatatcatcatttaattccaaattatcatactaatttttataataattattttaaatattatagtgataagagattttgatttattaaccatgtaaatatatttttgattaaAATGCACTTCTTTTCCCTCCAATATTATACTTAATTTGGAAACGAACATATTCGGAGTATAGTCAATGTTAAATATAGACATTTCTCGATGAAGATTGAAATCTTAAGCATAGAAACTAACTTCTTCTAAATTTAACTTTGTTGATTATTAAAAAGGTATTTGTTGATgatgaatattaaaattagaacttAATACACGCAGTAGGAGACTAGTAGTGGTTGATACTTAATactaaaatgtatttaaaatttcttaattaaaggGCATTAGTTAGCAAATATCAAGACGTACGTTTAGggttgatttgaaaaaaaataaatctaaatcaaCGTGAACTCAATCATTTTAGACGAATTTGAGAGGGTCTATAGACGTGTGCGACGTCTACTTGAGCTTTTATTAATCATAAtagtttttatttgaataaatgagTAAATGAATAGCTTTTTTCAGTGTTTCAAAAAActccattcaattttttaatgttgCACTAAAATAATTGATCCAGTTTAGTTTTATAGCAGTACGTCTCATCAAAATctaaactaaattaactttattAACATGGAGTTGGTTTGGATGATTGAGAgtagtattatatttttaaatttttgaaaaacttgagaaaagaaattcatgttaattagtctgaataatcaatatttttcaaCTAAAATAATGCTACACTgtgtatatagaaaaaataaattatgaattgtTAAATATAATCATGTGAAAGTATGAAAATGATgagaaagttatttttttaggtttaattatatttcttgtctttataatataaaatatatgattttgatcTTCCAATAATTTAAGTTTCGTGTTTGgacaaaaaaaaagcttttttatttttatatagtaaagaacaaaaaatccATTCATTTAAATGATGTGTGGTATGTCTGTGCTGGATCGTGTGTAAAtcattaaaacataaaatagttTTGGTACGAAGAAAGTATTGTATatgtactaattaattaaaaagtaaaagattGACATTGACAAAAGCCTCTCATTGATTCATTTATTTACATTAGTTTTAGGATGTTGCATTTAACACGATACATGAAACAACTAGAAGCTAAAACGAAGACTTGAGCAGGCTGCACTATTTTCTTTTCGCACTGCTTCAAGCTTCAGCCGTACGTGTGTACGTCCTTGGAAGAAATTAAGTGACATATAAAGATATAGAATCAATATTAGTTGTGGCATCAAAAAACACGTCCTTATCCATGTCTAAGGGCCAAAACAAAACCATTTTTTCTGCAACCAAAACCATGCATATACAATTCAGCTCACAATGATGAACACAAATATCATCATCGTGGTGGTGGTCGTCATTACCaatatatacattataaattataaattattcatcCCTATCATTCATTTTCTCACATATTACAATCagattttttaagtaaatgaatgataagaataaaaaaataaccttaaaagaattatacttgaaataaattaatcctcttaaaaataatatgtattaaGAAGAGATTATTATATGATCAGAAACTTGAACaatgtttaataaaaatatttttcttgtacATTAAGAAGGGTTTAGAAACAGCATATATAATTAGGTACTTACCTTTGAGGTGGAGGAGGAACTCTTGCACTTTTGTTGATCCTTGTGCTTTCGAGAATCATATCTTCGCTGAGAAGGGAATCGTCCTGATGCTGAGgcaattttcttttcatctctggcCTTGTTGAATATAACAGTGAATCCTTCAGCTGACGCAGGATCATTCACATCCCATTCCCCAAACTTGGGTAAAGGCTTTCCTTGTTTCTCATCGTACTGCATGCACGTAATcaaacaaattaatgattaattgattaatgAATGCTTCTGCTATTGCGTAATGCATATTATAGCGCATCATCTTTAACTTTAGACAACAAAGGGAAGAATATTTATATCTAAAGTTCATTTCTGCCTAGATATCttagaaagaacaaaaacataaaatttcgaaaaaaaatatgatgaaaagcatggttatttataaatattgattcttTATTTCACCAGACAATCTATCATTGAATCCAGCTAAATTCTATCCAACCATATATTTGCATTCTATCCTTTGAGTCTATAAAATTGgaagtttgtttgtttttttttttttttatcatttgtgaCTAGCTATTTTGTTCtaaagaaaagaaggagaatTCTAAATGTTAGAAATGGCATAACCAAAAAAGGCCTACATGCATTGCAATGCATAGTGATTGAGAATgtggaggagaagaagaagatcatACCGAGGCCATGAGATTGAAGCTTTGTGATATTCAACAAAACCGGAAATTCTGAGGAAATTGAATAGACACCTAAGAAGATGAAAACACAAGGGAAGAAGTGAAATTGAATATTGTGAAAATGCAATCAGGTTATAAAAGTTATACAGGAAGAGGAAACGAAGTGCAACGAAAATTAGCTGTTGGGCTTGCGTGGCCAACTCATCCAAACCACGggttattttaattatcatcatttttttttgttaacaataGCACAAATTAAATGTTGAATCCCTTTCCCATGACCTGTTTCCGTTCCAAAATAACGATTAACtatatatagtaaataaattGATATAGCAATCCACATTAGAACAAAAAACTAAAACGTGAATTTTAGCTTTGTCAAAATTTTAACTTCTATTTTGTACTttataattaacattaaaaaatgtcCATAttctataatttcttttttttaggagagaaaaaaaagcttCCAATCTTTGAGAAAAAGATGCTTGGGGAAGACTAAAATATTGgaagctttttctttttttaatcctttctaattttctattttctatatatatatatatatacaaaatgatCATGCATACTGAAGCTATGAGAATGAAGTTTTGTAATATTCACTTATTCAGTAAAACTAGAAATTGAGGAAAATAAATGAATGCCTAAGAACAAAATATGAAGA encodes:
- the LOC102669045 gene encoding protein NOI4, which produces MASYDEKQGKPLPKFGEWDVNDPASAEGFTVIFNKARDEKKIASASGRFPSQRRYDSRKHKDQQKCKSSSSTSKKKWFCFGP